In Thermus neutrinimicus, the genomic window CTTGGGCCTCGGCCAGCACCTGGAGGCGGACCAAAGGAGTGGGAAGCCCCAACAGGTCCGCTTCCTCGGCCACTATGCCCAGGAGTTCTTGGTGGGCCTTTAGGAGAGGGTTATCCCCCTCGATGAAGAAGCCCCCGTCGGCGGTGTAGCCCTCGAGGGGAAGCCCAAGCCTACGGGCCAGGCGGATGGCTTCCCGGGAAGCCTCCTTTGGCAGGGCCTCCACCAGGAGGGGCTGGGTAGGCGGGGAGTGGGGATCCTGGGAAAAAGCCACCACCACCGCCCCCGACTCAAACACGTGTAGGCCCGTGGGGTCCAGCCTACGGGCGTAGGCCAGGGCGTGTCCTCGGCCCGGCCGGCCAGTGATGAGGCTTAGGCGGATCCCTCTGGCCCTAAGGGCTTCCACCGCGGGCCACACGCACTCGGGCACCCCTTCCTTGCCCACCAGGGTGCCGTCCACGTCCACAAAGACCAGCTTCACCATCAGATTTCCCCTGCGAACACCTGGACCGCCTCCCCTCCGATCTGCACCCCGTAGGGTTGGCCCGTGGGGCTGTACTCCACCACCACCTCCACCACCCCCGGGTTGCCCAGGCGGTGGCCCTGGTAGATGGTGAGGGCCACCCGGCCCTCCCGCCTGGGCACCACCCCGGAGCGGGCCAGGAGGGCCCCCAGGGCGGCGTTGGCGGAGCCCGTCACCGGGTCTTCGGGAATGCCCAGGATGGGGGCGAAGTCCCGGGCGTAGAAGCTCCTGGGTCCCATGGGGGCGTAGGCGTGTACGGTGGCGATCTCCAGCTTCCGCGAGACCCCCGCCAAGGCCTCCATCTCCGGCTCCAGGGCATCCACCACCCCGGGGGCAACGAGGGGGACGAAGAGGCTCCAAAGCCCGGTGTAGGCGATGCCGTAGGGCAGGCCCCGGTGCAGGTAGCGTTCGTCCGAGCCCAGGGCCTCGAGGACCTCCTTAAGGACCTGGAAGGGAGGGAGATCCCGGAACCTGGGAGCAGGACCCCTCACCAAGGCCTTCTTGGGTTCCCCAGCCTCGTAGAGGATTTCCACCGGCAGGGCCTCCGTGGGGGTGTGCAGGAAAAGCCGCTGGGTGCCCTCGGGAGCCAGGCCCAGGCGCACCAGGGTAAGGCCCAGGGCTACGGCGGCGTGCCCGGAGAACTCCACCTCTCCCGCAGGGGTGAAGAAGCGCACGGCGAAGAGGGTGCCTTGCTTTTCCGTCACGAAGGCGGTTTCCGGTTCGCCCAGCCGACGGGCTAGGCTTCGCATCTCTTCCAGGTCCATACCCCGAGCGTCCAGTACGATGGCCACCCGGTTCCCGGCCCCCGGGGTGGAGGCGAAGGCGTCCACAATCACGTAGGGGATCCTAGCCATGGGCGATCACCTTGAGGCCCAGCTCCCGAAGCTGTTCCTCGGATACTGGGCTCGGGGCCCCGGTGAGGGGGTCCTTGCCC contains:
- a CDS encoding HAD family hydrolase — encoded protein: MVKLVFVDVDGTLVGKEGVPECVWPAVEALRARGIRLSLITGRPGRGHALAYARRLDPTGLHVFESGAVVVAFSQDPHSPPTQPLLVEALPKEASREAIRLARRLGLPLEGYTADGGFFIEGDNPLLKAHQELLGIVAEEADLLGLPTPLVRLQVLAEAQAPLGAFMDPLPRELQAHVAESPRMPGVRFVSLTKRGVSKLTAARFVAESYGLTLAQCAMVGDGENDLELIQEVGLGIAMGNASPQVKRAAQRVVAPVEACGLAEALAGLLPSQTP
- a CDS encoding PhzF family phenazine biosynthesis protein gives rise to the protein MARIPYVIVDAFASTPGAGNRVAIVLDARGMDLEEMRSLARRLGEPETAFVTEKQGTLFAVRFFTPAGEVEFSGHAAVALGLTLVRLGLAPEGTQRLFLHTPTEALPVEILYEAGEPKKALVRGPAPRFRDLPPFQVLKEVLEALGSDERYLHRGLPYGIAYTGLWSLFVPLVAPGVVDALEPEMEALAGVSRKLEIATVHAYAPMGPRSFYARDFAPILGIPEDPVTGSANAALGALLARSGVVPRREGRVALTIYQGHRLGNPGVVEVVVEYSPTGQPYGVQIGGEAVQVFAGEI